TAATAGATGAATAGTTGTTCAACTATTCAACTAACAACTCATGGCTCGACAAGACGACCGACTTCGTCGCCTGCTCGACGACGAACTCGACGGGTGTTCGGACGACGACGTGGAACGACGGCGGGAAGAACTGCTGGCGTTCCGCGAGGACGCATTCGCCGAGGCCGACACCGATCACATTTCGACGCTCTCGGCGCTGGCGAGCGAGACCCGTTATCGGCTGATTCGCGTTCTCACGACGGCGAACCGCGACCTGTGCGTCTGTGAACTCACGCCGCTGTTCGACGTGAGCGAAAGCGCGCTCAGCCACGCGCTCTCGGAACTCGCCGATGCCGACCTCGTCACCCGACGGACGGCGGGACGATGGCACTACTACGGGGCGACCGACCGCGCGGAACGCCTCCGTGCCGCGCTGGACGTGGCGTTCTGGGAACCACCGACGGTCGCCTTCGTCTGCGTGCAAAACGCCGGACGGAGCCAGATGGCGACCGCGTTCGCTGAGCGGGAGATCGAACGACGGGAGTTCGACGTCGAACTCGTGACCGGCGGCACCGACCCGGCGGACCGGGTGCACGAATCCGTCGTGGAGACGATGGCGGAACGCGATTTCGACCTCGCGGACCGAACCCCGCGGGAGATCACGTTCGAGGAGTTGCAGACCTGCGATTACGTGATCACGATGGGTTGTTCGGCGGCGGACGTGTGCCCGGCCTCGTGGGCGGGCGAAACCCGCGACTGGGACCTCGACGACCCCGACGGAGAATCCTCCGAGCGCGTCCGCGAAATTCGGGACGAAATCCGCGGCCGCGTGCGGTCGCTGTTCGACGAAATCGAGCGCTGAGACAGGCGACGGGGGTCGGATAACCGCGAACGCCGAACCTAAGTGTGGAACCGACGAACCCCCGGCATGGTTCCACCGCTCGTTCTCGACATCGACGGTACGATGACCCGGCCGGACGACTCCATCGACCCGCGATTTTTCGACTTGCTCCCCGACTGGGAGGCCCCAGTCGTCATCGCCACCGGCAAGGCGTTTCCCTACCCCGTCTCGCTCTGTCACTTCCTCCAGATTCCCGAACTCGTCATCGCCGAGAACGGCGGCATCGTCCTCGCGAACGACGAGATTACGCGCAACGGTGACGGGGACGCCGCCCGTAGCGTCGCCGAGAAGTACCGAGAGGCAGGTCACGAGTTGGGGTGGGGCGAAGTGGACCTGACCAACCGCTGGCGCGAGACCGAAATCGCCGTCCAGCGCGACCAACCGCTCGGCCCGCTCTCGGAACTCGCCAGCGAGTACGGACAGGAAGTCGTGGACACCGGTTTCGCCTACCACGTCAAATCCTCCGGCGTGAGCAAGGGCATGGGAATAAAGGCCGTCGCCGAACTGCTCGGACGCGATTTGGAGGAGTTCGTCGCCATCGGCGACTCGGAAAACGACGTCTCCACCTTCGGCGTCGTCGGCGAGAGCTACGCGGTGGCGAACGCCGACGAAAAGGCCAAGCGCGCGGCCGAGACGGTCATCGAGGAGTCGTACTCGGAGGGGACGATATCGGTTTTGGAGGAAGTTCGAGAGTGGCCGTGAAAAAAGAGGTGTGTGCGGAGTTCGCTAGTTTTGGATGCCGTTTCGATTCGACGTGATCGCGACGAGTAGCAGGCAAAGGCCAACGAACAGCGCGTTCACGAACCACGGCGCACCGATTTGTTCGAACGCAAGCGAGCCAACGAATACCGAGAGGGCCACCAGTGCCGCCTTCACGGTTGGCCGCATAGACATGACGATTGATTGAATTCTATTGGGATATATTTGTGGGGGTATTGGAGTATCGAATTACCGAAATTCAGGTTTCGAGAACACTCCCGTTACAAACGAATGTGTTTGGTTGATTTGTAATCTCAGATGTTGGAGACAGACCTCGAAAGCCCCCGCCCGCTCGCGGTCCTCCGGAAGACGTTCCGGCTCACATTCGTTCGCGGGCTGCGACTTCCGTGGCCACACTCACGTTCGTTCGTGTGACGCTCGGCCAACATCTCTCATCCGCTCGCTCCTTCGTCGCTCACTACTTCGAGAGGGGTCGGCGAGACGACCACGCAATGCGCGAGCGGGCGGCCCCTTTCATCCCATCCCGCACCGCCCGTGCCACACGCCTCCCCAACCGATTCCTCCGGAAGCGCTTCGCGCTCCTCCGTCATCCCTCGCACGGATTTTCCAAGACGGTTCGACCGGACGCTGGTCGAACGTCTTGTCAGCGCGCGCCACTCGTCTGGACGAGATACGTGCAAACGAATCAACTCCCACGGCACGCGACATCCTCGTGAGCGGAGCGAAGGAGAGCACAAAAGAGCTTGCTCTGATAGGAGGGTGACGAGCGTAGCGAGGAATGTCCGGGGAGGGTGTGGTGCGGTATTGATGCAACTCAGTATTTGGAGTCTTCTCAATCAAACTGCTCTGTATCGTCATCTCCCGACCAAAACAAAATCGCCCGAAGAGCGTTCACCGAGTCGCTGCTCTCCTCTTTAGTCCAACATCTGCGCCGCAATCGTGTTCCGCAGGACTTCGCTGGTGCCCTCGTAGATTTCGTTCAGTTTGGCGTCGCGGTAGTAGCGCTCGGCGTCGAAGTCGGTGGTGTAGCCGTAGCCGCCGTGAATCTGGATGCCCTCGTTGGCCACCTCCCTACTGATTTCGCTGGCGAACAGTTTGGCCTGTGCGGCGTGTTTGATGAAGTCCTCGCCGCGCATCTTGCGGTCGGCGGCGCGGTGCATGAGCATCTTCGCGGCCTGAATCTTCGTGTCCATGTCGGCCAGTTTGTGCTGGATGGTCTGGAAGTCGCTGATGGGGCGGTCGAACTGCTCGCGCTGCTGGGCGTATTCGAGCGCGTCGTCCCGGGCTGCGCGGGCGAGACCGATGCTACGTGCGGCGATGGTGATGCGCCCGCCGTTGAGCGTCTTCAGGGCGTGGACGAAGCCGTCGCCCTCCTCGCCGAGCAGGCGGTCCTTGGGAATCCGGAGGTCGCTGAACCGGAGTTCGGCGGTCGGACAGCCCTTGTCGCCGAGTTTGTGCTCCGTGCCCTCGACGTGGAAGCCGTCGTCCTCCTCGGGACGGACGACGAACGAGGAGATGCCCTTGTTCCCCGCGTCCTCGTCCGTCTTGGCGAAGACGGTGACGGTGTCGGCGACTGAGCCGTTCGAAATCCAGAGTTTGCCGCCGTTGAGGACGTACTCGTCGCCGTCCTTGTCGGCCGTGGTGTCCATCGCCGGAACGTCGCTCCCCGCGCCGGGTTCCGAGAGCGCGAAGGCGCCGATGTCGGTGCCCTCGTTGACCGGGGTGAGGAACTCCTGTTTCTGCTCCTCGTTCCCGAACTCGTAGAGCATGTTACCCGCGAGGCTGGTGTGGGCGGCGACGACGGTTCCGAGGCCGCCGCTCCCGCGTGCGATCTCTTCGAGGCCGATGGCATAGGAATGGTAGTCGAGTCCGGCCCCGCCGTACTCCTCCGGGAAGGGCATGCCCATCAGGCCGAGGTCGGCCATCTCCGAGACGAGGTCGCTGGGGAATTCGTCGGTTTCGTCGATTTCCGCGGCGCGAGGCTTGATTTCCTCGTCCACGAACTCCGCGACCATGTCCCGGATCTGTTTCTGCTCTGCGGAGAGACTGAAGTCCATAACGGAAAATGCGTGCAGTCAATCCTTTACTTTTCCCATCGCGGTCCAACCGGGTCCATTGCTGGCGTACGACATCCGCTCGCGGGAACCGGTCGTTCCTCGTCGGCTTACGACAGTCGCTTGCGGATGGAATCGAGCGTGACGACGCCCTGCACGAGGTACGACGCCTCCTTGCTTTTCGGCGCGATGGTGGCCGCACCGAGCAGCAGCGCGCCGCGCTTCGCGTTGCCCTTCTGGAAGGCGTACCCCGCCTGCGCGAGCAGGGAGAGGATGTTGAGTTTGTCGAACGAGATTCCCTGCAGGTCGTCCATCTCCTGCAATCCGTCCAGTCCGTTCAGCGGATTGTTCTCGCCGGGTGCGGCGGACGTGAGCGCTCCGACGCTGGCACATGCGACGCCGAGTATGGTTCGGATCATGGACTAGAGTAGAGCGTCCCCACAGGGGAAGGTCTGCGGGGCGAACTTGAAAGCCGTTCAAGGGGGAATGTGTGGAGAAGCGAGGGACGAGGGCGGAGTGGAAGCGAGAGACACGGGGTTCGAAACCGATTACCGACCGGAACCCGAACGGCGTACCATGTACGGCGTGGTGACGCGAAATCCCGAGGAACTCGACTGGCCCGAGTTCGAGCGGGGATTCTACGAGATGAAGGACGTGACGGGGCGTGCAACCGAACCTGTCGAGATGGGCGTGAACATGATCTCCTGTTTCGGCGACAGCACCGCCGCCGAGAACGACCCCTCGTTGGTGCCGGTGAGCGACGAGGGCGAACTGGCGACCCGCGAGCAACCGTACTTCGACTGGGGGTACATCTGCCCGACGCGCGAAGCCTACCGAGAAGGACTGTTGGAGATGGTCTCCGACGCCGCCGAGGCCTACCCCGACGTGCGACTGGACGACATCGGCTTCCCGCGGGCGGAGTACTGCCACTGCGAGCAGTGCGAGGCGGAATTCGCGGAGAGCGACTACGACGACTGGTACGCGTGGCGCGCAGACGTCATCACGGAGTTCGTCGCGGAAGCGACCGACCGAATCCCCGGTA
The genomic region above belongs to Haladaptatus sp. R4 and contains:
- a CDS encoding low molecular weight phosphatase family protein; translation: MDVAFWEPPTVAFVCVQNAGRSQMATAFAEREIERREFDVELVTGGTDPADRVHESVVETMAERDFDLADRTPREITFEELQTCDYVITMGCSAADVCPASWAGETRDWDLDDPDGESSERVREIRDEIRGRVRSLFDEIER
- a CDS encoding phosphoglycolate phosphatase, with the protein product MVPPLVLDIDGTMTRPDDSIDPRFFDLLPDWEAPVVIATGKAFPYPVSLCHFLQIPELVIAENGGIVLANDEITRNGDGDAARSVAEKYREAGHELGWGEVDLTNRWRETEIAVQRDQPLGPLSELASEYGQEVVDTGFAYHVKSSGVSKGMGIKAVAELLGRDLEEFVAIGDSENDVSTFGVVGESYAVANADEKAKRAAETVIEESYSEGTISVLEEVREWP
- a CDS encoding acyl-CoA dehydrogenase — translated: MDFSLSAEQKQIRDMVAEFVDEEIKPRAAEIDETDEFPSDLVSEMADLGLMGMPFPEEYGGAGLDYHSYAIGLEEIARGSGGLGTVVAAHTSLAGNMLYEFGNEEQKQEFLTPVNEGTDIGAFALSEPGAGSDVPAMDTTADKDGDEYVLNGGKLWISNGSVADTVTVFAKTDEDAGNKGISSFVVRPEEDDGFHVEGTEHKLGDKGCPTAELRFSDLRIPKDRLLGEEGDGFVHALKTLNGGRITIAARSIGLARAARDDALEYAQQREQFDRPISDFQTIQHKLADMDTKIQAAKMLMHRAADRKMRGEDFIKHAAQAKLFASEISREVANEGIQIHGGYGYTTDFDAERYYRDAKLNEIYEGTSEVLRNTIAAQMLD